The DNA sequence CAGTAAAGCGTTATATCACAAGTATTCGAAGGAAGCTATCCGAAGCAATGGGGCGGGAAGATATAGCAGCGGCAGTATTAGTTACAACAAATGATGGTTACGAATGGAAGTCTGAAATTCCATCCGTTGTCCTCCGTTAGGCTGGTTACTAAAAAGTAACCGGTCTTTATTTATACTTAGGGTACAAAGAAAACAGGAGGATGATGACAATGAACTTAATGAAATTAGAAATGATGAATGGAACAGAGCGTGTAGCAGAGGCATTACAAATGAGAGGATTGTTTATTGAAGTGAAAAACGACATCATTGTATTAACGAAGGAAAATACAGCACAGGATATCGAAATGGTACCTCAGTTACTAAGCAGTTTGAACATCCCTACATTCTGGGTTGCAGGTGATCAATTCCAAGTATTGGTGAACCGGTTACCGATAGCAACGATGAAAAAAATAATGAATGTTCGTGGTCATGAGTTTCCAGTGAGGATGGAAGCTTACCATTACCGCTGGAGAGCATTTGCCCAAAGACGATTTGGTATTAAAGTAAATGCATTAAACTTAGATCCACAAGTAGCAATGATGGTGAAAGTATTAAACTTAGCAGGAATAACGACATTAGCTGGCTGTAACGGTCACCATAGATATTCACCAAATTTCCAATTATCCGGTGTTTTCCAGGGCGCGTGGTTTGAGATTATTCAAGAAAAATATTTAAGTAAATGTGATCTTCATTATAAATGGAGCGTCCACTATGGCAATCAATCTGGCGCAAGTATTATCGCAGATAAACATTCAAGCGACAGTTGGGATATGAATAAAATTTATCAAGATACCGTACAAATAGCCACAACGCTACTGAAGGATTCAGAAGAAATTCGCCAACTGAAAAAACAAATCTTCAAGCGAGATGGAGAAATGAAGCAAATGGCGGAACGGTTTGTTTTGGAGAAGGATTATAAAGGGTTAGTAGATTGGATGAGAGGGCTTGTTGCGTGAAAAATAAAGTGATGCCCTAATTTTCAAGTGATTTGCGGTGTGCCTGACTCTTGTTGAGCATAAAACGTTAACGTATTACGAGCAGATACCTCTTATAAATAATTTTCGGTGTAGTGAAAAAAAGAAATGCTACATGGTAAAATATAACTGTAGTTCATAATATATTTTTTAATAGAAGTCGGAACGATCGTCCTGCTTTTTCTTAACTAAATGCAGTAGGATTTCTTTGAAAGAAAACCGTGCCCTATTGTTGGATTATTTGTTGCTAAATTCGAGTTGTTAAAAGTTATTTGATCTGTAAATTATATCTAATGTATGCGATGAAAGGAGACAAGTAATGAGATATTATGATGAATTATTAGGTAGAAAGAAAAACGGAGAAAATATAAGTTTGGACGAATTAACTTCTAAAAATTTAACATAATATCTCAAAAACTGCAAAAGCAATTACTCATTTTACTTTTCGAAACGGTCCGATAGAAAGATATGCATACTAATAAAACTAAAAATATAACTAACCGAGATATGAAAATTCTTAACTAATATATGTTAAATAGAATAGCGTATATATTTATTTTAGATAAAGAAGAGCGTTGGTTGGAATAAGTTTTACTGATTTTGTTATTTATAACAAGCTAGACAAAATGCCGTTACTAGTGGTTGAAGTAGACGGTCATGCGTATCATGCAAATAATCCTGTTCAACTAAAACGAGATAAAATGAAGGATTCTATTTTAGAGAAGTACAATATTCCAGTTATGCGGCCCAGTACAACAGATAGTAGGGAAATGATATTTATTCGATTTTAGTTTCAATGGCAAAAGAATTAGGGAGAATGCGATGGAGGGATTCTCTAATGATGGAAAATGAGTTAATAGACAAAATAACCAATCTAAGCATATGGAAAAAAGGTGACCAGCGCGCACCTCATAAGCCGTTGTTGATCCTTTATGCCCTTGCTAGATTGCAGAGCTCTCAAGAACGTCTACTCTCCTATTCAGAAGCAAGAGGAAAGTTGACGGAACTATTGGTGGAGTTTGGACCACAGAGAAGGTCCTATCATCCAGAGCAACCGTTTGTTCGATTACAAAGAGATGGGATTTGGGAACTGGATAAATTAGAAATGGAACCTAATAACCGAAAGCTGTTAAAAAATGAAGTAAGTGGCGGTTTTTCTGAACAAGTATATAATCTTCTTCTTAACAATAACAATCTAATTAGAAAAGTGACAGATATTATTCTTAATAACCACTTCCCTGAAACCATTCACGATGACATCCTCATGCATGTTGGCCTGGATATCGATTTCAAAGGAAAACGTTCAAGGGACCCTAATTTTAGAAATAAAATATTACGTGCCTACGAATACAGTTGTGCCATTTGCGGTTATAATGTCCGTTTAGGAAATAATCTTGTGGGTATTGAAGCTGCACATATTAAATGGCATCAAGCAGGTGGTCCTGACAATGAGGAGAATGGAATCGCTTTATGCTCTTTGCACCATAAATTATTTGATCGCGGTGTGTTTACATTAACAGAGACAAACATCCTATTAGTTGCGGAAGAGGCACATGGTACAAATGGCTTTAACAAATGGTTAATGAAATTTCACGGAGAAACAATTCGTAGACCAATACATCCAGATTATCATCCAGAGAAACAGTTCCTGAACTGGCATGTGAGAGAGGTATTTAAAGGACCTTCTAGGTATTATGATGTGTAGTATTGGACGGTGAGGTGGGCTGCAAATTCTGCGCTTGATTATGCTTTTCATTCCTTCAGTGGGAGAAGGAAATGGTATTAGGGTATTTCATAATTTGTAATTTTACTTATACCTAAAAAAATACTATATGTAAGAGTCTTTTTTCAAATTGTAGAGTCAATCTTTACTAGAGCTATAGTGGATACGAATTACGAGCAATTTGGAAAAAAGAAGTGTCTAATTGTGACACCT is a window from the Evansella cellulosilytica DSM 2522 genome containing:
- a CDS encoding DUF2726 domain-containing protein, translating into MVGISFTDFVIYNKLDKMPLLVVEVDGHAYHANNPVQLKRDKMKDSILEKYNIPVMRPSTTDSREMIFIRF
- a CDS encoding phosphorothioated DNA-binding restriction endonuclease; the protein is MMENELIDKITNLSIWKKGDQRAPHKPLLILYALARLQSSQERLLSYSEARGKLTELLVEFGPQRRSYHPEQPFVRLQRDGIWELDKLEMEPNNRKLLKNEVSGGFSEQVYNLLLNNNNLIRKVTDIILNNHFPETIHDDILMHVGLDIDFKGKRSRDPNFRNKILRAYEYSCAICGYNVRLGNNLVGIEAAHIKWHQAGGPDNEENGIALCSLHHKLFDRGVFTLTETNILLVAEEAHGTNGFNKWLMKFHGETIRRPIHPDYHPEKQFLNWHVREVFKGPSRYYDV